A part of Pectinophora gossypiella chromosome Z, ilPecGoss1.1, whole genome shotgun sequence genomic DNA contains:
- the LOC126380378 gene encoding polycomb group RING finger protein 3, whose translation MTMERRIKLKALNSHITCKICRGYFIDATTVTECLHTFCKSCLVKHLEENNTCPTCSIVIHQSHPLQYISFDRTMQDIVYKLVPDLQDNELKRERDFYRARGLTCPKDAALANDKMCNGEEPEQPDNTDCHRKDEQVNVCLECISSSLRTLKRSFIRCSAQATITHLKKFVAKKVLNGMEKYREIDILCNDELLGKDHTLKFVYVTRWRFRDPPLRLQYRPKIDL comes from the exons ATGACTATGGAAAGGAGGATAAAATTAAAAGCTTTGAATAGTCACATTACCTGTAAGATTTGTCGTGGTTACTTTATCGACGCTACTACGGTCACGGAATGTCTTCATACGT TCTGCAAGAGCTGTTTagtaaaacatttagaggaaaACAACACTTGTCCGACGTGCAGCATAGTTATCCACCAGTCACACCCGCTCCAATACATCAGCTTTGACAGGACAATGCAGGACATTGTCTACAAACTTGTGCCTGATCTACAGGACA ATGAACTGAAGCGCGAACGCGACTTCTACCGCGCGCGGGGTCTAACTTGCCCGAAAGACGCGGCTCTCGCCAACGACAAAATGTGCAATGGAGAAGAACCGGAGCAGCCAGACAACACTGACTGCCATAGGAAAGATGAACAG GTCAATGTCTGCTTGGAATGCATCTCGTCGTCCTTGCGCACGCTCAAACGAAGCTTCATCAGGTGCTCGGCGCAAGCGACCATTACGCACCTCAAAAAATTCGTAGCTAAGAAAGTATTAAACGGAATGGAAAAGTATAGAGAA ATTGATATTCTATGCAACGACGAGTTATTAGGTAAGGATCACACGTTGAAGTTCGTGTATGTGACGCGATGGAGGTTCCGCGACCCGCCGCTCCGGTTGCAGTACAGGCCCAAGATAGACTTGTAA